The Podospora pseudocomata strain CBS 415.72m chromosome 3, whole genome shotgun sequence genome window below encodes:
- the LSC2 gene encoding succinate--CoA ligase beta chain (COG:C; EggNog:ENOG503NUY0; BUSCO:EOG09262GXD) translates to MFRLGRNRALASAFAAPKTSPAPRLPSFAQQQRRALSIHEYISADLLKQYGIDVPKGAVAKSAAEAEAVAKSIGSDDMVIKAQVLAGGRGKGTFDNGLKGGVRVIYSPTEAKMFAEQMIGHKLITKQTGAQGRLCNSVYICERKFARREFYLAVLMDRGSQGPVIVSSSQGGMDIEGVAKENPDAINTTYIDINVGVTDEMARDIAVKLGFSEQCVDDAVKTIQNLYKIFLEKDATQIEINPLSETSDHKVMCMDAKFNFDDNAEFRQKEAFEWRDTTQEDADEVRAAESGLNFIKLDGDIGCLVNGAGLAMATMDIIKLNGGQPANFLDVGGGATPAAIKEAFELITSDPKVTAIFVNIFGGIVRCDAIAHGLINTVKSLDLKIPIIARLQGTNMEEAHRLINDSGMKIFSIDDLQNAAEKAVQLSKVVKMARDIDVGVEFTLGI, encoded by the exons ATGTTCAGACTCGGTCGCAACCGCGCATTGGCCTCGGCCTTTGCTGCCCCCAAG ActtcccccgcccccagACTTCCCAGCTTCGCTCAACAACAAAGGAGAGCGCTCAGCATCCACGAATACATCTCGgccgacctcctcaaacag TATGGCATCGATGTCCCTAAGGGCGCCGTCGCCAAGTCTGCCgccgaggctgaggctgTCGCGAAGTCGATCGGCAGCGACGACATGGTCATCAAGGCCCAGGTCCTCGCCGGTGGTCGTGGCAAGGGTACCTTTGATAACGGCCTGAAGGGCGGTGTTCGTGTCATCTACTCCCccaccgaggccaagatGTTCGCCGAGCAGATGATCGGTCACAagctcatcaccaagcaGACCGGTGCTCAGGGCCGTCTCTGCAACTCCGTCTACATCTGCGAGCGCAAATTCGCCCGCCGCGAGTTCTACCTCGCCGTCCTCATGGACCGTGGCTCCCAGGGCCCCGTCATCGTGTCCTCGTCGCAGGGCGGCATGGACATTGAGGGTGTCGCCAAGGAGAACCCCGATGctatcaacaccacctaCATTGACATCAACGTCGGTGTGACGGACGAGATGGCCCGCGACATCGCCGTCAAGCTCGGCTTCAGCGAGCAGTGCGTTGACGATGCCGTCAAGACCATCCAGAACCTCTACAAGATCTTCCTCGAGAAGGACGCCACCCAGATCGagatcaaccccctctccgaGACCTCGGACCACAAGGTCATGTGTATGGACGCCAAGTTCAACTTTGACGACAACGCCGAGTTCCGCCAGAAGGAGGCCTTCGAGTGGCGCGACACCACCCAGGAGGACGCCGATGAGGTGCGCGCCGCCGAGTCCGGCCTCAACTTCATCAAGCTCGACGGTGACATCGGCTGCCTTGTCAACGGCGCCGGCCTCGCCATGGCCACCATGGATATCATCAAGCTCAATGGCGGCCAGCCCGCCAACTTCCTCGacgtcggtggtggtgctacccccgccgccatcaaggagGCTTTCGAGCTCATCACCAGCGACCCCAAGGTCACTGCCATTTTCGTCAACATCTTTGGCGGTATCGTCCGCTGCGACGCCATTGCTCACGGTCTGATCAACACTGTCAAGTCGCTCGACCTCAAGATCCCCATCATTGCCCGTCTGCAGGGTACCAACATGGAGGAGGCCCACCGTCTGATCAACGACTCGGGCATGAAGATTTTCTCTATCGATGACTTGCAGAACGCTGCCGAGAAGGCGGTGCAGCTCAGCAAGGTTGTCAAGATGG CTCGTGACATCGATGTTGGCGTTGAGTTCACTCTTGGTATCTAA
- a CDS encoding hypothetical protein (EggNog:ENOG503NVJ8; COG:S) has product MSTAIEETIKSPVVEEREELQQTPLSPVADQETVQTPKAPPQQEQRPPSRDSDKDTQDTFEDAVESGETGSVRSLTKRQPSVVTPLVVEEETESDYEEPQSPVAPARQSVRTVDGPADVVEKPESPTTSDHRISRRFSRVSEASAGSLDNVNLDDDSTPTAATQLAKIAASVPAAAAPAVAQEVPVPTSPEPAIAEKPAPAPEKAHTAKTMSFSSISMPWDTRSKSPPAAPPSPNPPSTAAPAPTGRKFNSPFSWLSRSSTKVETPVPPAPSPRRNTASSVATMTSNPEMMLSKLDEDDETRAIGSRNSLKDRFKALRMREEAGIPGMNGDEEKQGDEDGDADTISIPKPPPSPLPQSPNRNLAPGTVSGVNAGPSAMADTPVDWDLWQAVVYEGPAAVARTSAEELNKAIATGIPSAIRGVIWQVLAQSKNEELEIVYRELVARGTDKEINGTANGSTKDSASSASSVNSEAGSTGGSSPTDKETDSIKSAAAAAERRKKDKEDLAQLQKLEKVIRRDLGARTSYSKYAAAQGLQEGLFGVCKAYALFDEQVGYAQGMNFLIMPLLFNMAEEEAFCLLVRLMNHYQLRDLFVADMPGLHLRLFQFERLLEDLEPALYCHLRRRGITPHLYATQWFLTLFAYRFPLQLVLRIYDLILSEGLSAILRFGIVLMQKNAAALLGITDMSALTTFLKDRLFDFYIDATPSTNSILENGFFGSSSSSLDKEVYRADQLVRDACEVKITPEVLQAYKVEWEEKTRAEKEREQELEGLRSANASYASRVRRLEERIEAHDREQAELATDLVKTKVENEELKDENESLRGQVKELRIVIEKQPEELEQAWELERGDLMKRNEKVHEENERLEKELKDLEEELVATKVQYAEVNSQHETLKQKWKELKKQFDN; this is encoded by the exons ATGTCGACAGCCATCGAGGAGACGATCAAGTCTCCTGtcgtggaggagagggaggagctgcaACAAACGCCGCTTTCTCCCGTAGCGGACCAAGAAACGGTCCAAACCCCAaaagcaccaccacagcaggAGCAGAGGCCGCCATCAAGGGACTCGGACAAGGACACG CAGGACACCTTTGAAGATGCCGTCGAGTCGGGCGAGACAGGTTCGGTCCGGTCGTTGACCAAGCGACAACCGTCCGTGGTCACGCCCCTcgtcgtggaggaggaaaccGAGTCTGACTACGAGGAGCCTCAGTCCCCAGTTGCTCCCGCTCGGCAATCTGTGCGCACTGTCGATGGGCCCGCCGATGTGGTCGAAAAGCCGGAATCTCCAACGACGAGCGACCACAGAATATCGCGCCGTTTCTCCCGTGTCTCTGAAGCTTCTGCCGGCTCTCTGGACAACGTGAACCTAGACGACGATTCAACTCCAACGGCCGCCACCCAACTAGCCAAAATTGCTGCTTCCGTCCCCGCTGCTGCGGCACCAGCGGTAGCTCAGGAGGTTCCCGTCCCCACCAGCCCCGAACCTGCCATCGCAGAGAAGCCCGCCCCTGCCCCGGAAAAGGCTCACACTGCCAAAACTATGTCTTTTAGCAGCATCAGCATGCCCTGGGATACTCGGTCAAAGAGCCCCCCGGCtgcgccgccctcgccaaatcCTCCTTCGACTGCTGCTCCCGCGCCGACTGGTCGGAAGTTCAACAGCCCCTTTTCATGGCTTTCGAGAAGCTCGACCAAGGTTGAGACACCTGTGCCACCAGCACCTTCCCCGAGGAGGAATACGGCTAGCTCGGTCGCCACCATGACGAGCAATCCAGAGATGATGCTGAGCAAgctggacgaggatgacgagacTAGGGCGATCGGGTCGAGGAACAGCTTGAAGGATCGGTTCAAGGCGCTGCGGATGAGGGAAGAGGCTGGGATTCCTGGTATGAATggggacgaggagaagcAAGGTGATGAGGACGGCGATGCTGATACTATTTCGATCCCGaaaccaccgccctcgccgctgcCGCAAAGCCCGAACCGGAATCTGGCTCCGGGCACTGTCTCGGGTGTCAACGCCGGGCCTTCTGCCATGGCCGACACGCCGGTTGATTGGGATCTTTGGCAGGCTGTTGTCTACGAGGGTCCTGCGGCGGTGGCCCGGACGAGTGCCGAGGAGCTGAATAAGGCGATTGCTACCGGCATCCCGAGCGCCATCCGCGGTGTTATTTGGCAGGTGCTGGCTCAGAGCAAGAACGAAGAGCTCGAGATAGTATATCGGGAACTTGTTGCTAGGGGCACTGACAAGGAGATTAATGGCACCGCCAACGGGAGCACCAAGGACTCGGCCTCGTCTGCCTCGTCGGTCAACTCCGAGGCTGGCTCTACCGGTGGTTCTTCGCCAACCGATAAGGAGACTGACTCTATCAaatccgccgccgctgctgccgagCGCAGGAAGAAGGATAAGGAAGATCTTGCTCAGCTTCAGAAGCTGGAAAAGGTCATCAGGAGGGATCTGGGTGCTCGAACAAGCTACTCCAAGTACGCTGCCGCCCAAGGGCTTCAGGAAGGCCTGTTTGGCGTGTGCAAGGCGTATGCGCTGTTTGACGAGCAGGTTGGGTACGCGCAGGGCATGAACTTTTTGATCATGCCGCTGCTCTTCAacatggccgaggaggaggccttTTGCCTGTTGGTCAGGCTGATGAATCACTACCAGCTGCGGGATCTGTTTGTGGCGGACATGCCGGGTCTGCACCTGAGGCTGTTCCAGTTTGAGAGGCTGCTGGAGGATCTGGAGCCGGCGCTGTACTGCCActtgcggaggagggggatcaCGCCGCACTTGTATGCCACGCAGTGGTTCTTGACGCTGTTTGCGTACCGCTTCCCGTTGCagctggtgttgaggatTTATGACTTAATCCTCTCGGAGGGGCTGAGCGCGATCTTGAGGTTTGGCATTGTGCTCATGCAAAAGAACGCGGCGGCGCTGCTGGGGATCACGGACATGAGCGCCCTGACGACGTTTTTGAAGGACAGGCTGTTTGATTTTTATATTGATGCCACCCCGTCGACGAATTCGATTTTGGAGAATGGGTTCTttgggagcagcagcagcagtctgGACAAGGAGGTTTACCGGGCGGATCAGCTGGTCAGGGATGCGTGCGAGGTGAAGATTACGCCCGAGGTGCTGCAGGCTTACAAggtggagtgggaggagaagacgagggcggagaaggagagggagcaggagctggaggggttgaggtcgGCGAATGCGAGTTATGCGAGCAGGGTGAGGCGattggaggagaggatcgAGGCTCATGATCGGGAGCAGGCGGAGCTGGCGACGGATTTGGTCAAGACCAAGGTGGAGAAtgaggagttgaaggatgAGAATGAGAGCTTGAGGGGGCAGGTGAAGGAGTTGAGGATTGTGATTGAGAAGCAgcccgaggagctggagcaggcGTGGGAGTTGGAACGGGGGGATTTGATGAAGAGGAATGAGAAGGTGCACGAGGAGaatgagaggttggagaaggagttgaaggacttggaggaggagctggtggctaCCAAGGTGCAGTATGCTGAG GTCAATTCTCAACATGAGACCCTCAAGCAAAAGTGgaaggagttgaagaagcagTTTGATAACTAA